The genomic DNA CTCTTTTACGTAACACACAAGCCGGACATTCACCACAGCCATCAGAGATGACGCCATTGTAGCAAGTTAATGTATTTTCACGAACGTAATCAAGCTTGCCTAACTCATCTGCTAATGCCCATGTTTCGGCCTTATTTAACCACATAAGTGGGGTATGGATGACAAATTGATCATCCATGGAAAGATTTAAGGTAACATTTAATGATTTAATAAAAATGTCACGGCAATCTGGGTACCCGCTAAAATCTGTTTCACAAACGCCTGTTACTAAATGCTTCGCGCCTACTTGACGTGCTAATACACCAGCAAATGTTAGGAATAAGAGGTTTCTACCTGGAACAAAAGTTGACGGAAGTTCTCCTTCTTCCCCTTCTTTTACTTCAATATCTGAGCGAGTTAACGCATTTGGTGCTAATTGGTTAAGTAATGACATATCTAAAATATGGTGTCTGACACCTAATTCATTGGCTATATTTTTTGCACATTGTATTTCTAAGCTATGACGTTGATTATAGTCAAACGTTACCGCTTCGACTTCTTTAAAGTTTTTAAGTGCCCAAAATAAACAAGTCGTGCTATCCTGTCCACCGCTAAACACAACAATGGCTTTATCGTTTTTCAATTTGCATGCTCCTTTTTAACGGAAAAAACAGTACCACTAAGAAAGCAGTACTGTTTTCCTTAGTTTTTTAGAGAGGGTAGCTAGAACCTCTTTTTAATTATCCCTCGAGAATTATATCATATTTCGACAAAAGTGGTAGTAAATTTGTTCTTACTATCATACTTATTTATAAAACTATAAAATCACTAGTGTTGCATAAATAGTGTCATAATTTTCAGTTTACTCACCTTCCCTGTTTAGAGGCAAAAAAGTAAATACCCAATCAAAGGTGGCCCTATCCATTTGGAAATTTATTTACAATTAGACTTTTGCAACGACGACAATTTGCATATTTAAGGGATGGCTTTTCCTTCAATCTTTCGAAGCCAAACATTCGCTGGTTTCCACAATGCAGCCCTTAGATAACGGCTAATCTGTAAGGTTTTTCGCTTGCTTCTGGTCTCGATTTGTACGAGAACATGTAGGCAAAAAACAATTAGTGCGATAAATACTTGATTTTGAATCGCCCATTCGCTTTGACCGTAGAACTTTTTGATGCTGAGATGTTGTTTGATCCATTTAAAAAACAGCTCAATGGCCCACCGTGATTTATACATTTCTGAAATTTCTTCGGCGCTTAAATCAAAACGATTTGTAATTAAATGAAGTTCATTTCCTTTTGAGTCAATCACTTTTAGAAGCCGAAAGTAATTTTCAGCACGGTTTTGAGTCGTACCTATCAACACCATTTGGTCTGATAAAACAGCTGTATCCTTGGGTAGCTTAAAATCGTATACGTTCCGTATGACTGCATTTTTGCGTAGCCGTGAAAGAAAGAAGTAGCTATCATCAGTCATGCGATCAAAGCGCTCGTAGTCTAGATAACCACGGTCAAACACATACATGCATTCCTTGTCATCCACCATGATTTCAAGCTGACCACGGTCATGTTCTTTTGCCGTTGTCATAACGGCCTTTTCAGGATAGGATATACCCTTTTCCATAAACACAAGGCGCAAATGTAACTTTACACCTGCTTTTGTTTTGCGGAATTTAGCCCATTTATGATTGGTCAAATTAAGTGGCAATGTGCTTGAATCAATGATTTTTAACGGCATCACGAGTTTCGTGTAATGCGTTTTGGCATGAATTTGTGACACTAAATCAAGGAAAAGCCTTTGAAATAGATCAGGGTTTATGCCGTTTAACCGCCGTGACAACTGAGAAATACTAATAGAATCAAGGTCTATCCCTTTTTGAAGCTGGTCATCGAAAAGACAATCACCCAGCGCATGCAGACTTTCAATTTCTTGTAGCTGCGCAAAAAGTAGTAATTTTAGAAATGACTCTGTCGTTAATTTTTTCGTATAGTAATCTAATTTCATCGTTTTCACGTTTTCTTCAAATAATTGAAGATTTATAGGTGAAAACCATTGTCCAAATGAAGTTTTTCGTGTAATCTGGTCCATGTGATGGTCCTTTTTTAGTGGATTTGGACGGGTTACCACCTGACTAATCCATTATAAAGGACTTTTTCTTTGCACAAAATAATAATATTGAACCACTAGTGTTGCATAAATAATTTCGTAATTTTCAGTTTAATTATATTCTCTATTTAGAGCCAAAAAAGTAAATACCCAACAAAGGTGGCTCCATCCATTTGGAAATTTATTTACAATTAGACCTGTGTGACGACGACAACTTTCTTATCAAGGAATGGCTTTTCCTTCAATTTTTCGGAGCCAAATATGGGCTGGTTTCCAAAGGGCAGCCCGTAGATAACGGCTAATTTTTAAGGTTTTTCGCTTACTATTTGTCTCAAGTTGAACAAGAACATGTAGGCAAAAAACGATAAGTGCGATAAACACTTGATTTTGAATGGCCCATTCGCTTTGTCCGTAGAACTTTTTGATGCTAAGGTGCTGTTTGATCCATTTAAAAAACAACTCAATGGCCCACCTTGATTTATACATCTCTGAAATTTCTTCAGCGTTCAAATCAAAGCGATTGGTGATTAAATGGAGTTCATTTCCTTTGGAATCAAGCACTTTTAGAAGGCGAAAGTAATTTTCAGCACGGTTTTGGGTTGTACCAATCAGGACCATTTGATCTGATAAAACAGCGGAATCCTCGGGTAGTTTAAAATCATAAACCTCCCGTATAACGGCGTTTTTTCTTAGCCTTGATAGAAAAAAGTAACCGCCATCTGTCATGCGATCAAAGCGCTCGTAGTCTAGATAGCCACGGTCAAACACATACATGCATTCCTTGTCATCGACCATGATTTCAAGTTGACCACGATCATGTTCGTTTGCCGTTGTTATGACTGCTTTTTCTGGATAGGACGCACCTTTTTCCATAAACACAAGGCGTAGATGCAACTTCACACCGGCTTTTGTCTTACGGAACTTTGCCCATTTATGATTGGTCAAATTAAGTGGCAATGTGCTTGAATCAATGATTTTTAACGGCATGACCAGTTTCGTATAGTGTGTCTTGGCATGAATTTGTACGACCAAATCAAGGAAAAGCCTTTGAAATAGATCTGGGTTCATGCCATTTAATCGCCGTGACAGCTGAGAAATACTGATCGAATCAAGGTCAATCCCTTTTTGAAGTTGGTCATCGAATAGACAATCACCTAGCGCATGCAGGCTTTCGATTTCTTCTAGCTGGGCAAAAAGTAGTAATTTTAGGAAAGACTCTGTCGTTAATTTTTTCGTATAGTAATCTAATTTCATCGTTTTCACCTGTTCTTCAAATAATTGAATATTAATTGGTGAAAACCATTGTCCAAATGAAGTTTTTCGTGTAATCTTGTCCATGAGATGTGTCCTTTTTAGTGGATTTGGACGGGTTACCACCTGACTTATCCATTATAAAGGACTTTTTCTTTGCACAATATAATAAAGTTGAACATTTTGAGTATTTTTAATAGTGAAATTAAATTAATGCAACACTAGTGCTATAAAATATGTAAACTATTTGCATAAATTTCATATATGTGTATAATATATTTTGTTATATATGGAAAATGTTTTCTAGGGTTCCGCAACAGCTAGTTGGTCTGGACCGAGAGGAAACTCACAGTTTTTTTGTTTTGTGGGAATAATAATTTACGGAGGGATTTCACATGAATAAGCATTGGATTATGGTATTTATTGCTGCGTTTTTTGAAGTGTTTTGGGTGATTGGTTTGAAGCATGCCGATAATGTGTGGGATTGGTTAGGAACTGGAATTTCGATTGCTATTAGTTTCTATGTGATGCTTCGCGCGAGCCGCGCTCTGCCTGTTGGAACGGTATATGCAGTCTTTGTCGGGTTAGGAACGGTCGGTACGGTATTGGCAGATATCTTGTTTTTTGGAGACATTTTTAAAATAGAAAAAATGCTACTAATTCTGATTTTATTAATAGGAATCATTGGGCTTAAGATCGTCACGGGAGAAAAGGTTCTTGAAGGAGAGGAAAGTTAATGGCGTGGTTTGCTTTAATATTAGCAGGAATGTTTGAAATTGTTGGTGTGAGTTTGATCAATCAATTCAACTTAAAGCGAAATTGGTACTCACTTGCTTTTATTGTTCTTGGATTCGGAGTGAGTTTCTTTTTACTCTCATTTTCGATGAAAACGATACCGATGGGAACAGCTTATGCGATTTGGACAGGAATTGGAACTGTAGGTAGTGCTATTATCGGGATTATGTTTTATGGAGAGTCGAACGATTGGAAACGTATGCTATTCATAGCCATGGTGTTAGGGTCTGTGATTGGATTAAAACTAGTATCATAAGAGGAGTAGCCTTTAATAGAAGCTACTCCTCTTTTTACTACTTTATAATTTCATCAATAATCCCATATTCCTTCGCTTCTTCTGCACTCATAAAATAATCTCGATCTGTATCCCTCGCTACCTTCTCCACAGGCTGGCCAGTTCGGTCGGAAATAATTTTGTTGATATGTTCACGAAGTTTGATAATCCGTTTGGCTGAGATTTCGATTTCTGTTGCTTGGCCCCTCGCTCCCCCAAGAGGCTGATGAATCATGATCTCACTATTCGGGAGTGCCATCCTCTTTCCTTTTGTTCCAGCGAGTAAGAGCATCGCCCCAAAGGAAGCAGCCATCCCTGTACAGATCGTTCTAACATCTGGTTTAATGTATTGCATCGTATCATATATCGCAAACCCCGCCGAAGTGGAACCTCCAGGACTATTAATATAGATAGAAATGTCTTTCTCGGGTTGATCTGCTGCTAAAAATAATAACTGTGCTACTACGTTATTAGCTACAGCATCATTAATCTCCTCACCGATCATAATAATTCGATCCTTTAAAAGTCTAGAGTAAATATCGTACGAACGTTCTCCGCGATTTGATTGTTCGATAACATATGGAATTAAACTCATATTTGTTTCCTCCTTCGTTTCACTTGCATAAAATTATGCAGCCATATAGACAGTGCCTGAAGGACGATTGAAGAGAGGTGATGGTTTTTTCATCGTGCAAGTTAGGGTATCATCTTTTCGTAACGAGCGAATGTTCGGAATGGAACGAATGAGTGGTGACGGATCATGGGCTTTGAAAGATTCATAAAGAATGATCTCGATATGTTGGCGTTCATCCTCATTCCAATATTGTTCAATTAAAGGATTGGTTTTTTCTGAGTCCTTTTTTCCAAGGCGCTGTTTTGCCCGAAAGATGGCCGCCTTTACAGCCGCTTCAGAAGTATCCAAAAGCTCCGCTATTTCCGAAAGTTGAAACTGAAATCCTTCTTTTAAGGCAAACATAATTGCTTGTTTCGGGGTTAATTGATGAATCAGTTGTTGAATGGCTTCAAAGCGGTTAACAATTTGTTCTGTCTCGTTTTGAGATTGTTCAGGAATATCTTCGAGAGTTTCTTTGTTGCGCTTTCTTATGGTGTCGATCCATTCATTATGAGCAATCTTATTCACAAGCGCGGCAGAAATTTCCGGCTGATACTTATAATGAAGCCAAGCTTTCAGGAACGATTCCTGAGCCAAATCCTCTCCAACCCATTTATTTTGGGAAATGAACTGACAATATCGTTGAAGCTTTGAATAAAGTTCCTCGATTTCTTCCTCACGTGTAAGCCTAGGGTGTTCCTTAATATCCGTCTCCTGTTTCCTAACTTTACTTTGCACAACCATCACTCCTTCAGCACTCTCTATCCTTTAAACGAAGAATGGAGAAATAAAGATACGGGGTCACCATTTTTTTAGTTTATACGAAATGTATGTGGTGGTACCACTATTGGGAACAAAAAAATGTGACTACTCTAAATCGAATAGTCACATTTGACTTCATGGAAACAGCTTTAACTTTTTTACTTCCTCTTCATGATTGGTCACCATTTCATCAAAAAGTTCTTCTGTCGTTTTATTTTCGGTAGAAATCCCTAATTTCTTTGCCGCCTGAAGAATTTTTGCTTCTCGTACTTCATGTGCTAACTGACGGAAATCCTTATTTTCTGTAGATATCCCCAATTCTTTTGCTTCTTTCTTGATACTGGTTTCACGAACTTCTTTGGCTAGTTCTGTGAGTTCTTTCCCCTCAGTGGAAATGCCGAGTTCCTTCGCCTCTGATTTAATGATGGTTTCTCGTATTTCTTTTGCTAACGTGTCACTATCTTTTCCATCCGTTTTGATACCAAGCTCGTCTGCTTGTTTTTTAATAAACGTTTCTTTTACTTCTTTCGCTAAAGTGTCAAAGTTCTTTCCCTCCGTTATTATTCCGAGCTCTTCCGCCTTCTTCTTGATCATGGCTTCACGAACTTCTTTCGCTATCGTCTCGGAATCTTTTCCCTCAGTAGAAATCCCTAACTCTTTCGCTTTTTTCTCAAGAAACTCCGGACTGTGGTGGAAATGTCCTTTATGAGCATGCGCTTCTTTCGACCCCACTTCCACCTTTTCCTCCGTTGCTGCAAGTGCTTGAACAGAACCGAGCAACCCAAAAACTAGAGCAACCAGAAATAATCCTTTGATTTTTTTCACCATTTCTTTCCTCCTTCATCTTATGTTTTGTACTACAGAAGGTAGGATGTCCAGAAATTATTACCAATTTATGAACAAATGATGAAAGTATCATTAAACAATTTTGTACTCACTTTTCTTAACGCAGCTTTCTTCCATTATCACATCAAGAATTTCCTCGGTATAGTGATGAAAAGTTGGATTCGACCGACTTCTTGGCCTAGGTAAATCAATTTTTTTGTTCATCACTACTTCCCCCTCTCCAATCACAATGACTCGGTCGGATAGAAGAACGGCTTCCTCGACATCATGCGTGACCAAAATCGCGGTGAGTCGATTCTCTTTCCATACGGATTCAATGAGGTTTTGCATTTCCATTCGAGTTAACGCGTCAAGCGCTCCTACTAGTGGCTCATCTAACAGCAGCTCTAGTGCTATCGGTGCTTTTGTCCACCTGATAACGAAGATGGTAATGGTCTGTCATAGGAATTATCCAAGGAATTAGCTTTTCCCTCCATATACAATTGAACATTCCCTTTTCCTCCATTCTTACTGTTTTACTGCCTTGTTGACTTTTACTAAATTATAAACTAATACTTTTTAACAGATTTAAGTTTGTTCTTTTCTAGGAAGTTTGTATTCTCTCATTTAAAAGGATTAATATGACGATTTT from Robertmurraya sp. FSL R5-0851 includes the following:
- a CDS encoding sigma-70 family RNA polymerase sigma factor, with the protein product MQSKVRKQETDIKEHPRLTREEEIEELYSKLQRYCQFISQNKWVGEDLAQESFLKAWLHYKYQPEISAALVNKIAHNEWIDTIRKRNKETLEDIPEQSQNETEQIVNRFEAIQQLIHQLTPKQAIMFALKEGFQFQLSEIAELLDTSEAAVKAAIFRAKQRLGKKDSEKTNPLIEQYWNEDERQHIEIILYESFKAHDPSPLIRSIPNIRSLRKDDTLTCTMKKPSPLFNRPSGTVYMAA
- the queC gene encoding 7-cyano-7-deazaguanine synthase QueC, which translates into the protein MKNDKAIVVFSGGQDSTTCLFWALKNFKEVEAVTFDYNQRHSLEIQCAKNIANELGVRHHILDMSLLNQLAPNALTRSDIEVKEGEEGELPSTFVPGRNLLFLTFAGVLARQVGAKHLVTGVCETDFSGYPDCRDIFIKSLNVTLNLSMDDQFVIHTPLMWLNKAETWALADELGKLDYVRENTLTCYNGVISDGCGECPACVLRKRGLDDFYNGRF
- a CDS encoding IS4 family transposase, with translation MDQITRKTSFGQWFSPINLQLFEENVKTMKLDYYTKKLTTESFLKLLLFAQLQEIESLHALGDCLFDDQLQKGIDLDSISISQLSRRLNGINPDLFQRLFLDLVSQIHAKTHYTKLVMPLKIIDSSTLPLNLTNHKWAKFRKTKAGVKLHLRLVFMEKGISYPEKAVMTTAKEHDRGQLEIMVDDKECMYVFDRGYLDYERFDRMTDDSYFFLSRLRKNAVIRNVYDFKLPKDTAVLSDQMVLIGTTQNRAENYFRLLKVIDSKGNELHLITNRFDLSAEEISEMYKSRWAIELFFKWIKQHLSIKKFYGQSEWAIQNQVFIALIVFCLHVLVQIETRSKRKTLQISRYLRAALWKPANVWLRKIEGKAIP
- a CDS encoding SMR family transporter gives rise to the protein MNKHWIMVFIAAFFEVFWVIGLKHADNVWDWLGTGISIAISFYVMLRASRALPVGTVYAVFVGLGTVGTVLADILFFGDIFKIEKMLLILILLIGIIGLKIVTGEKVLEGEES
- a CDS encoding SMR family transporter, whose protein sequence is MAWFALILAGMFEIVGVSLINQFNLKRNWYSLAFIVLGFGVSFFLLSFSMKTIPMGTAYAIWTGIGTVGSAIIGIMFYGESNDWKRMLFIAMVLGSVIGLKLVS
- a CDS encoding IS4 family transposase produces the protein MDKITRKTSFGQWFSPINIQLFEEQVKTMKLDYYTKKLTTESFLKLLLFAQLEEIESLHALGDCLFDDQLQKGIDLDSISISQLSRRLNGMNPDLFQRLFLDLVVQIHAKTHYTKLVMPLKIIDSSTLPLNLTNHKWAKFRKTKAGVKLHLRLVFMEKGASYPEKAVITTANEHDRGQLEIMVDDKECMYVFDRGYLDYERFDRMTDGGYFFLSRLRKNAVIREVYDFKLPEDSAVLSDQMVLIGTTQNRAENYFRLLKVLDSKGNELHLITNRFDLNAEEISEMYKSRWAIELFFKWIKQHLSIKKFYGQSEWAIQNQVFIALIVFCLHVLVQLETNSKRKTLKISRYLRAALWKPAHIWLRKIEGKAIP